A window of Candidatus Deferrimicrobiaceae bacterium contains these coding sequences:
- a CDS encoding IS4 family transposase: protein MDLERLRQDRNTGVTSSFSFAGCDVSSGNQHSGNHRDAWQHHDPRHRKTKGAVKLHLLLDHEGYLPVFAHITEGNVHEVNMANDLSLPAGSIVAMDRGYNDYGLFAKWTEQGVFFVTRLKDNALYHVVEEHAVQERGPVLEDQTIELDGAAAQKKCPHRLRRVKVWDAENKRTIALLPNNMKLASVTIAAICKDRWQIEIFFKTIKQNLKVKTFVGTSANALKIQIWTALIAILLLKYLQFRSRIAWSLSNLVALLRYNLFTYRVLWAWLDDPFETPPRGATGVVGAQIWTASDETL from the coding sequence ATGGATTTGGAAAGACTCCGGCAGGACCGCAATACTGGGGTTACTTCATCATTCTCATTCGCCGGGTGCGATGTGTCAAGCGGAAATCAGCACAGCGGAAATCACCGAGACGCGTGGCAACACCATGACCCGCGGCACCGGAAGACCAAGGGAGCGGTAAAGTTGCACCTGCTCCTGGACCACGAAGGGTACCTGCCGGTCTTCGCCCACATTACGGAAGGCAACGTTCACGAAGTCAACATGGCCAACGACCTGTCGCTCCCGGCAGGGTCCATCGTCGCCATGGACCGCGGATACAACGACTACGGCCTCTTCGCGAAGTGGACCGAGCAAGGCGTTTTCTTCGTGACCCGCCTGAAAGACAACGCTCTCTACCACGTCGTCGAAGAGCACGCCGTTCAGGAGCGCGGACCCGTCCTTGAAGACCAGACCATCGAACTGGATGGCGCCGCCGCTCAAAAGAAGTGCCCCCACCGGCTGCGCCGGGTCAAGGTGTGGGATGCCGAAAACAAGCGGACGATCGCCTTGCTTCCCAACAATATGAAACTCGCCTCGGTGACGATCGCCGCGATCTGCAAGGATCGATGGCAGATCGAGATCTTCTTCAAGACGATCAAGCAGAACCTGAAGGTCAAGACGTTCGTGGGGACAAGCGCGAACGCTCTCAAGATCCAGATTTGGACAGCATTGATCGCGATCCTGCTGCTGAAGTACCTGCAGTTCCGGTCGCGGATCGCCTGGTCGCTCTCCAATCTCGTGGCGTTGCTTCGGTATAACCTGTTCACCTACAGGGTTTTGTGGGCCTGGCTGGACGATCCGTTCGAAACCCCGCCGCGAGGAGCAACTGGTGTTGTTGGGGCGCAGATTTGGACAGCATCGGACGAAACGCTGTAA
- the rho gene encoding transcription termination factor Rho has protein sequence MNLKDLKAMRIGDLTDLAKNLNVDNAAGLKKQELIFAILQAQTDHEVVVSGEGVLEVLPDGYGFLRSPDSNYLPGPDDIYVSPSQIRRFALRTGDTISGQIRAPKGEERYFALLKVEKINFEEPEVSKDKILFDNLTPLYPQERFMLEHASDNYATRVIDLASPIGKGQRALITSPPRAGKTVIMQNIANALAKNHPEVVLIVLLIDERPEEVTDMQRSVTGEVISSTFDEPAQRHVQVAEMVLEKAKRLVEHKKDVVILLDSITRLARAYNAVVPPSGKVLSGGVDANALQKPKRFFGAARNIEEGGSLTIIATALIETGSRMDEVIFEEFKGTGNMELVLDRKISEKRIFPAIDINKSGTRKEELLLDKSVLQRVWVLRKFLSPLSPAESMEFLLDKIAKTKTNKDFLESMNA, from the coding sequence ATGAATCTGAAAGACCTGAAAGCCATGCGTATCGGCGACCTGACCGACCTCGCCAAGAACCTCAACGTCGATAACGCGGCCGGCTTGAAGAAGCAGGAGCTGATCTTCGCCATCCTGCAGGCGCAGACCGACCACGAGGTCGTCGTTTCCGGCGAGGGAGTCCTCGAGGTGCTGCCCGACGGGTACGGCTTCCTTCGCTCCCCCGACTCCAACTATCTCCCGGGTCCCGACGACATCTATGTCTCCCCCTCGCAGATCCGCCGCTTCGCGCTGCGCACCGGCGACACGATCAGCGGGCAGATTCGGGCGCCCAAGGGCGAGGAGCGCTACTTCGCGCTGCTCAAGGTCGAGAAGATCAACTTCGAGGAGCCCGAGGTCAGCAAGGACAAGATCCTCTTCGACAACCTGACGCCGCTCTACCCGCAGGAACGGTTCATGCTCGAGCACGCCTCCGACAACTACGCGACCCGCGTCATCGACCTCGCGTCGCCGATCGGGAAAGGGCAGCGGGCGCTCATCACCTCGCCGCCCCGCGCGGGCAAGACCGTGATCATGCAGAACATCGCCAACGCGCTGGCCAAGAACCACCCCGAGGTGGTGCTCATCGTCCTGCTCATCGACGAGCGTCCCGAGGAAGTGACCGACATGCAGCGCTCCGTCACCGGCGAGGTCATCTCCTCGACCTTCGACGAGCCCGCGCAGCGCCACGTCCAGGTCGCCGAGATGGTGCTCGAGAAGGCCAAGCGGCTGGTCGAGCACAAGAAGGACGTCGTCATCCTGCTCGACTCCATCACGCGCCTCGCGCGCGCCTACAACGCGGTCGTTCCCCCGTCCGGCAAGGTGCTCTCGGGCGGCGTCGACGCCAACGCCCTCCAGAAGCCCAAGCGTTTCTTCGGCGCGGCGCGCAACATCGAAGAAGGCGGTTCGCTCACGATCATCGCGACGGCGCTCATCGAGACCGGCAGCCGGATGGACGAGGTCATCTTCGAGGAGTTCAAGGGCACCGGCAACATGGAGCTCGTCCTCGACCGCAAGATCTCCGAGAAGCGCATCTTCCCCGCCATCGACATCAACAAGTCGGGCACGCGCAAGGAAGAGCTGCTGCTCGACAAGAGCGTCCTCCAGCGCGTCTGGGTGCTGCGCAAGTTCCTGTCGCCGCTCTCGCCCGCCGAAAGCATGGAATTCCTGCTCGACAAGATCGCCAAGACCAAGACCAACAAGGACTTTCTCGAGTCCATGAACGCGTAA